ttaaaacatatacaagataatacaagcacacaataaaataaaatgaaattatagaaatttgtTGGCACTTAAAGCAGAAAAAAAACTCATCAGCAAAACAGCGAATAAGATTCGAGAAAGGCACCCCACaatgctttctctaaaaccgatcagcccactaccgaatatatccagctccggataagCTGTGTTCAATCCGTTAAAATCGCGATGGTATTCGTTTCAAGGCTCCTTCTGACCCCCGGGCCCCGAACATCTCCACAATTTGCTCTCCTGTTGGGTTGTGAAGACATAACCAAAGTTGTCCCTCTGGTTAGTGAGTTATGAAGGAATTGATCTATGgatcgtttaaaataaaataaaatatgtttattatggaccataagatacaggtatcacttattccacgtcattaaatttgaaacggtagacatccctactcatcggcaaagaagacagggagtaggccgagagaaaaagccgtcAAAAACTCtaggtactcttttaaaatagcaaatcatcaaacaaaattttaaaacaaatatcgcaaattaattagaagtaacctgtctagcactagtcccaggcccctTCATCAACTATATAATCGTTTAGCatagatagcttgtaacatgcTGTATATAAagcattattttactttaataaagaGACAAAATACAGTCCCTATTATGAAATCATGACTGATTTCGCATTATTCCTTTTTTTCCATATCAATCATTCGAATGCACGTAATTTTAAAACGGAAAGAGCTACCTTAAATTTCCATTTCCTCCGACGGATGCGTGCAAGTAAACATTCCCTTGAGGTACATTTATGGTTGTTCCTGCCACTGCATGCGCAGCCTTCCAGCGGTTCCTCTAGAAAATtaccattattaaaaatatatatttattggatTTCTGTGGcgaattttctttatacaaGCTGTCTCTGCACAACACTTAAGacttataagtaatttaaaactaacctatattactaaaaaaaataaagaaaaaaaacaaaagaaaggaagaaagaaaaaagaaagaataaaaagaaagcaacaaaaaatttatagttattttaatggaCAGTGGACATCTGAAAATCCATTCACTATTTAAACTTTGCATGTATggttgtaaaatttaaaaatttaatagtgttaaaattcttaaaaggccggccacgcactcgcgagccctctggcattgagagtgtccatgggcggcggtatcacttaacatcagatgagcctcctgcccgtttgccccctgttctataaaaaaaaattttgatttctgttacaaaaatacatagaaacattatatagaattaatttgttttcacCGACTATTAAcagttataaaacacaaaaaaatgataaatacaaagaaacaacaacagtgtatgtatattatgtatgtaattcACAAATTACTGTACttcgtaaatattataaatatataatatttaccatATAGGACTTAGATTAAAAGTCATACAGACTTACTCGTGAGTACAGAACAGTAGccgatttattataaaatatatattttctatattggtaccttgaaatatttttcaatagttCCCTTACAATGTAACAGCGTTCAATAACTTTGACACCTGATAGTCGATAAAGCAGGTAGGGGCCGTGGCGCTACGGTTGAATGGGCGGCAGACCAAAAAGATCAAAACAGCCGTTAATTAAACTCGGCGGGAGGTTTTGAGTCCACTATTGGACTTTATTCAGGTCCTGAAAACAATTCTCACTTTAAAAGCCTATCTAGGAAATTTCAGACGCAATGTGGTGTCAAGCTGATCAGGTTATATGAACAGAGAAGAAAGTTATTCTATTTAGTCAGTAAAAAAACTAGTTTAACTATGGTAAAACTTTCAAAgccgtaaaataattacagtatAAACTCTACCTTAACAGTAAATATAAGGCTCTGTTTATACGtttcatagaaataattttgtctACAATTCTTAATAACAATCATATGTTTCCGAGAATCgctattgtaattattaagcCACATGCGGCGCCAAGAGTCGGCTTACCTGTGAAGGCTCGGATCTAatagacaataataaaaagctaATGCTTACACGGTGCCCCAGAACGCGGTCTCACagtccccccccccccctccccctctacaaccgcatcaaaataaaacacaaccTTTCAAGGATACAACCACCGTAATTTCGAACTTTGCTATTAGCGGTAGAATTGCAATGGAAAATCGACTTTCCCGCTACACAATTAGAACTCCAATTCAAATGCCACGATTGTTATATCCGACGAATTATTATAGGTCTTATTAGTTGGGAATAgagttttaaattcatttcttgAAGCGCTTAAGGCTGTATTGGCGAAGGAAGGGAGACGTGAAGAGAGGGTTCATTAATCCCCGCGCCCTGCGCTCACGCACTTTCATGAATGGAGCGAACAGGTTGATGTATACCCATATAAAGGGTGTTCCTTTATATTAGATACGTCAGATACACAGTTGTATTGCCTTactcttaatatatataaattacgttgtttgtccgctatggactcctaaattaccgaaccgatttcaatcaaatttgcacaccgtgtgcagtttgatctaacttaaaagataggatagcttacatctcaatttatacccgcaatattattttattgcaaaatatttgtttattatttgatagtcacaactctaacagatggcgctgtgttgaaagtaccgacGTTTCACATAGCTACAATTTGATGGCATAACCACTAAAAAAGCATGGtagtccccatgactggtgttctcctaccgtttcccttgaataggttactactatgtaatataactaaaaccttagccacagcaacgcttagccggtctgctagttaattataataaacaattatatttatttactaataggcaagtaggttcaGCGTTCTATGCATGACACCGGGATTTGGGACCGAAAGTCCACTGGTGCACAACCAGAGTTTGAACCTGACTCCACTAGGCTAATACTCATATATACAGCTAAAACTGTTTCTTGATATATTCATAAAGGTAAATTTGAAACAAAAGTTGTGCCCAAAGATAAGTTACTGTATGATGATACAACGGTCACGGATAAATAATACATGTCCGAAACAAGGCCGATTTCAAAATTCAGCGTTGAcagtattaataaattcttttGTGTCACACGATTTGTCACTTCCaagtataataacaatataaacgataaataaaacaatacaatacaatataacaaTTACGTAGTGTATTaagcttaattaaaataatcaattgtCTGAATCTGACATATTGAaaccaaattaattatattggtgtatgaacgtcaatatttaaaattgattacCAGTTCAAAGGGAACACACCTACAGCACATAAAGCTGTGTttattaaaagcttttaaGTCCAGAACAGTCTGAAGAATAAAGAGTGCTTTAAGACTTTTGTCTGaatctgaaatatttaaaccaaaataattattcatatcGGTACACGTCATATGAATGTCTATATTTAAACTCTACTaccagttcccaaatcaaAGGGTTTCTCCCATACATACAGCACATAAAGCTTTAACAGCTTTTAGTCCAGAACAGTCTGTAGAATAAAGAGTGCTTTATAACTTGTGTAAAAAatcttgtattaaaatattgaattcttaaaaatatctgaaatatagaacaaaaaaaatataattattcaatCGGTACACATATGAATTATGAAtgtctatttttaaacttCACTGACAGTTCCCAAATCGAAGGGTTTCTCCCATACCTACAGCACATAAAgctttctttattaaaagctTGTAAGTCCAAAACAGTCTGTAGAACAAACAGTGCTTTAAGACTTTTGTAAAAAtgcttatattaaaacaacatctgaatctgaaatatttaaaacaaagttatGATTCATATCGGTACACGTCATATGAATGTCTATATTTAAAGTCTACTaccagttcccaaatcaaAGGGTTTCTCCCAAACCTACAGCACATAAAgctttctttattaaaagctTGTAAGTTCAAAACAGTCTGTAGAACAAACAGTGCtttaagatttttgtaaaaatgcttatattaaaacaacatctgaatctgaaatatttaaaccaaaattattCATATCGGTACACGTCATATGAATGTCTATATTTAAAGTCTACTATCAGTTCCCAAATCAAAGGGTTTCTCCCATATCTACAGCACATAAAgctttctttattaaaagctTCTAAGTCCATTACAGTCTGTAGAACAAACAGTGCTTTaagttttgtgtaaaaaaaagcttgtaataaaatattcaattctcaaaaatatctgaaatatagaaccaaaaataattttacttattcatattattacaCATATGAATgtctatatttaaactttactCCCAGTTCCCAAATCAAAGGGTTTCTCCCATACCGCTTTTAGTCCAGAACAGCCTGTAGAACGAAGGAAGCGCCGCAACGTCCGGCCGCGTGGATGTGCGTTTTTTTCCATTTTGGTTTTTTGTTTCatctcatttatttattccaatgTAATCTCTTCCAGTTTTTTATTCAGTCGACCTTCAGTGTTACCTGTGTAGAGACGCCAATGGCGTGCTccaatttctatatttttgtacaatgTGTTGAGTGATGATGGAATACTTGTTGTCTTGGACTTTAAGTGTCCCCTACATGGAACCACCTCAATCGCCTAAGTTTAACTTGCCTCTATGGCAGCCTTGGATTGCTCCCGCGCATAaaggtattaattaaaatttaatctcTTTATAATGTGAAAACTTTGATGTGTTTATATGAACCTCgattttgtttgttatgtcTAACTCGtgatttctttctttcttttttatctcggttttttaaagatatttaatgtgctatttttttaatttatattataacatgtaacgaaaataatatagaaaatattgtcaaatttttaaaattttgttatttttttttatatgattggacaattcacaccaattgacctagtcttATGCTTatctggtgaagcttgtgatatgggtactaggcaacggatgtacatacatattatagatagatagacatatttaaacatccaagacctaagcacaacaccaaatgctcatcacatcgatgtttgtctcagccggggattgaacccgggacccatgaattcgcagtcaggggtactaaccactagaccagaGCCGTCAGACATTGTCATTTTTTCGCGCGCGCAATTTCGTGTCAAAAgggaatatacatatatgtgaCTGGACTTATGTCCGTATTACCTCTAGATGGGGTCCACAGTTAGTCTCCATCGCGTTCGGTCTTGAGTATTTGCTTTTCTTGCAATCAAGCGTCTGCTAGGGGATATAATTGGAATCTCTTCGTGTATAGCCTATCCATTTCCACTTCGCGGAATATATGCGGAATATATGTACAGTTGTTTATAAGATTTATAATGTCTCTTGgttttagtaattattttttggtatAATCACTAAAAGGAGAAGTGAAATGGgggtataaaaaatactttttttaattattgattcaattaaatatatttctcagTAAGCATTTTTTGCCTGCGTGTTATTCTGTAATTTGTCTCTTACCTATTGATATGTAAAATAAGTTATGTTGTGTGgtatacacatttaaattagCCTTCCTTAGTAGAAGGGCATTATGCTTTAAAGGTCTTATAAAACGCATTATGTAGTGATAATGCCTTTAAAATACCGATTTTTGCTAATTATTTTAGCGAAAGTtgaaaacatacaaataatttgtatatgttACGGACTCCTctatactattatattataaattactagctgacctggcaaacgtcgttttgccatgtatttcatttataataaaaaatagggattgatcgtaaaggtgtgaaaattaggggatgtatgtattttttaatgctgtatcataaaaaaataatctaaaaattaaaaataaataatttaggggtggactacccttaattaattacattgttcaaaacaaaatacaattttattgtaacattaaaattcaagacttatgcaatattttaaaaatatttacgttcATTCCTTTAgtctaagtaattattatttcaccaATTTTAAGCATTTCTTTatcattatatacaaaatgtaacagggagtgatttaatttatttctattatgatatgttatatttaaggaCCAcactattgtattaggttagCCTGTAAATATAGTGACGtggagaaaaaaaaacatttagggggataaaAAATAGACATAcattgtccgattctcagacatacccaatatgcaaacaaaatttcatgagaatcggtcaagccgtttcggaggagtttaaccacaaacaccgcgacacgagtattttatatattagattatctATATCGAATGTTCAAATGAAGATATTAGCTGTCTTATTTTAAGAGCTCTGAAACCATTTTATATGAGCCTAAGACGagattgtaatatatcaaaatcaatattaaatatcatgAAAACAATAACACCGACGGACTAGCGGTGTTAtgtgaattttaataataaagccatGTCGTGTTTTGTTTCAGAAACTCCGAGTACAGCCTCCAGTTGTGAGTCGGAGGGAGACCGTACCGTTTCGCCCGAGACGCCGCGCGAACAGCCTAAAGAACTTACCGGCAAATGGCGGAGGGAGAGACGCAACCGTCTTCCCGAATATAGACCTAGGttagatattttctttaatacataatctatacatatataatgaaaattgtcttcgtttgaggctcaatcacgcctaaaccactgatcgtatcgacatgaaactaccaccattcgatgcgaaatttttcctagatggtttatggctatttatttattccaacgttccttcatttttttattgctgttttacttttatgaaaatttatccatacggacttcaccgcggaaacattcggggaggcttcctagaacctctaaacgtcaacatctgttaaaaactcgattttcgaaatatttcaattttcttagcgggaagataaaaagaagaataataaaaatatgaaaaaataataaaataatgaaacataaaatttattttaattcgtccagcaaagcgggcgcgaaacggctagtaaagtatataaaactactagctgaccgggcaaacgtcgttttgccatgtacatacctatatcatttataataaaaaaataggggttgatcgtagaggggtgaaagttaggggttgtatgtattttttaatcctgtatcataaaaaacagaaaaaaatatctaaaaataaaaataaaatatttaggggtggactacccttaacatttagggggatgaaagatagatgttgtccgattctcagacatacccaatatgcacacaaaatttcatgagaatcggtcgagccgtttcggaggagtttaaccacaaacaccgcgacacgagtattttatatattagattgtaTGACCCCTACTCGCTAAAGCAGCGGGAGGTGATGGAGATGGATTGAATGCATTCAGCAGGTGATTGCTACAGATCCGAGCATTTTCTAGTCATTGCTAACAAAGCACTTGAATTAAGCTCATTTCCAGAGCAGTGGAAGATAGCTACGATTGTAGTACTCAGAATACCAGGAAAAGAGAAGTGAACTCTGCCCAAATCATGACAACTTATCGGGCTCCTCCCTGTGTTGTGtaaaatatacgaaaaatgCTTATGGCTAGGGTTAAATGTCGTATCATGGGAAGagattaaaaaagtaaataaagtgAAATAAACTTGTTTACTacgatatttttatgtactatatatttaaaatgattatttcaataattttaaaggatTGCGATTATTTATTCGAGACGTAGCAtctaaaaattgttattattaaatttcgtaAATAGAAGACAAGAACAGAGTATAGTCTTCCCCATAATAGAGACTAAGTTATtcgacactttcttatgttaaatattaaggatatttagtaaattaggttagacttattCATAAGTCTTAAGCTAGGCTAGATTTTACATGATCTCTTAGTGAAGacacatgtcaaaaaatagaaCGCGCCAAAAGGCAtagacaagatggcgtcgcaccaGTTTCTGTGATCTGTGAACACGAAAGCAAACGTCCGGGTTTTTACGTTATTATGATTCTTCAATTACACAAATAGAGatatcgtcatagtcgtagaatagtgacggatctgacaaatagtaaactttacagggcaatcatttcaaaataatataatcatgttagtttttgtcataactattttaattaatattctgttattatgaaaattttatgaaataaaataaaaataataaaactaaattaaacagttcgacattgttctacgatcacgACGATATATTATCGAAAAGTCGTATGAAGTTAATTCCAAGCCTAGACAGACGAAgacaaattattttctgtcGTCGAATCGACTAATCTGTGACGaagtataaaaacttatatttttaatcaccgatttttttaaattaacaattatttataacgcTTTTAAAAGCAATATGTAACGTGTCAATGACAGTGTCACGCTGTCAAATAGTCTgtgtaataagaaaaaatgtaacaatatatttttgatatttcagaGACAGCTGCAAAATGGCTCTACGATCGCAGTCCTTCAATGAAAAGCGTGCCACGACGAGTATAATCCGGACGCGGCACAGCGACGGAGAATTCTCGGATGAGGCAGACGACGCACCGGCGAACCTCGCACTTCTTGGAAAAGGTAATTTtataccataaaaaaatatgggttattttattttatggaaATGATAATTTTAGGAAATTATTTCCATAAGAAAGATTAATGCTTCTATAAAAAAGACTTTCATTcactttttgtttaaaaaataaactactaaaaaatatttaaataaacctatAATTTTTGCCAATCTTTTCTTTAATCtttttcacatattttttttatttatatactcaagtttaccacatcatacataatactatatttacggtaggtatattttacaaactcaattatctaaaatgtatgacaatttacacgcaaatgttacaaaaaaaatacagtataaaaaaataactgcgTACTATGTTTTAtgcttttgtttaaatatgtatttcgcCTTTATCTTATGTATTGTGTAATTGTATAGGGACTATTATACCTATTAATAACACAACAAAACAATGGGTtaaactttacatttatttcGATAGAAATAAACCGTTTTCTGAAAtccttggcctcagatttctgtatgtttcgtGCTCATTTTTAATCTTAACATGCAAATATCAGCCTGTGCCTgaccgtcaactttttgggtctaaatatgacataatatattccTTTACGTGTACCAGCAAGTGTTATACATAGTAagaccattggtgcacagcctggGTTAGAACCTACATCATCAGGGATGCGAGTCgcaggccaacactgcttctaaagaataagatttattatttctatgtgcgatTATCCAGCTTAGTTTGATGCTATTCATGGAACAGGTTTCagttggcaattttttttgcaaatacagctTGCTAGGGCAGATGACGTTGCATCGACGTTCAAGGCAACGACTGAATTTTACATTCTAACAAGTTCTTCTTCTTTTGGTGCCTGGGCTAGATGCAGCAACTATTCCGCAGTCGCAATACCCGTCCACTCTCTAACGCTTCGAAGCCATGATTTAATTTTggtaactattttttttattttttttacatttaaattaataaagttcatTTGTTATTCCAGCTCCTCCCGAGTACCCGGGTAAACCGGAGGCTCCGATAGATATGCGTCTGCGCAGCCGCCCAGCGCCGCCCTACACGCGCCCTAGCGTCATTAAGACTAGCGAACCTCCGCCtggtaagaaatatttaagattatattatttcgcctttataagatttttttactttgccTACCTGTTcagtagctacataccaacacATGAAACCTTTTCTTGTGCTACTTGATAGAATAAAAACCTTAGTATATGaaacttaatttttcattatatgttacaaatttttctttcaataaaaacttttttattaaaaaaaattttagatagaaaaataaataaaaacatactcGAATTCGTCCAGTTGTATGatctattaaatttgaataggaTTGCCCATAGATTGCAATGTTGCCCTAGTTATCGAAGCCAGAGTGATATAATCCAAGGtctattttataacaaaaaactattaaatatcaGTTTTATTAATCGAAAAATCTTCCACAGATTCCCTATCAATGTGCGACACGGTAATAGAAGAACACTTCCGCCGCTCCCTCGGCGACAATTACATGAATCTCATAAAAAAGAACACAGATGGCGCCCAACCTGGTCCCAAACCGAACACAAAGGACCGGGCGAGCAGTCCCATACAATTCAAGGCGGACGAACCGAAGACGACGAAAATAATCGCCATGGACGTCGACGACCCCAGCCTTTCAGTGGACGATCACTTTGCCAAAGCGCTTGGCGACACCTGGCGGCAGTTGCAGACGAAAAAACCGGACCAAGGGGTTGACGACCACTTCAGCAAAGCCCTCGGCGATACATGGAAGAAAATACAGACAAAACATGAAGAGAAGAAAGATCAGACGAAAATTATTACCAGGAGTGGAGTCGTTATATAAGTGtttgttgatatttttttctaacgcAAATGCTTTGATTTTGATATTTGTGTCATTCATATGagtataaatgaattttagaaacatcattaatgttaaatttatgatACTTACTTATGTGATGATTATTTTACTCAATTGCTGTTATCTATGATGATATCAAATAAGTtagaaaaattgttatttgtttgCATGATTTGTGTgaatatgataataatttttcgtgaataatttttgatgattatcaataattttatcattgatgctttaatgatataaaaatcatCATTATAATTGCAATTGTGGTTGATAAtcattattcataattaatcTGATGATTTTTGTAATACATAATGCAATTTTCGATTTCATCGTTGATGCattatttagataataatCATCATTATAATTGATTAGTGTGGAATCATTTGTCACtattaatcttaaatttatatttttcgctATGTTGGTTTATATTCATCATTAAATATCAATGATAAGAAATTCTAAAattcctataaaatatttttatcaaattaactTCGACATTTCATTCATACAACGAATCTCTAATCACTTCTTCATGTCTGATTGTTTCTC
Above is a genomic segment from Pieris napi chromosome 7, ilPieNapi1.2, whole genome shotgun sequence containing:
- the LOC125051167 gene encoding uncharacterized protein LOC125051167 isoform X1; translation: MMEYLLSWTLSVPYMEPPQSPKFNLPLWQPWIAPAHKETPSTASSCESEGDRTVSPETPREQPKELTGKWRRERRNRLPEYRPRDSCKMALRSQSFNEKRATTSIIRTRHSDGEFSDEADDAPANLALLGKAPPEYPGKPEAPIDMRLRSRPAPPYTRPSVIKTSEPPPDSLSMCDTVIEEHFRRSLGDNYMNLIKKNTDGAQPGPKPNTKDRASSPIQFKADEPKTTKIIAMDVDDPSLSVDDHFAKALGDTWRQLQTKKPDQGVDDHFSKALGDTWKKIQTKHEEKKDQTKIITRSGVVI
- the LOC125051167 gene encoding uncharacterized protein LOC125051167 isoform X2; the protein is MEKVESALDVLSRAATMVQPCPAYPASDSDGFETPSTASSCESEGDRTVSPETPREQPKELTGKWRRERRNRLPEYRPRDSCKMALRSQSFNEKRATTSIIRTRHSDGEFSDEADDAPANLALLGKAPPEYPGKPEAPIDMRLRSRPAPPYTRPSVIKTSEPPPDSLSMCDTVIEEHFRRSLGDNYMNLIKKNTDGAQPGPKPNTKDRASSPIQFKADEPKTTKIIAMDVDDPSLSVDDHFAKALGDTWRQLQTKKPDQGVDDHFSKALGDTWKKIQTKHEEKKDQTKIITRSGVVI